A stretch of DNA from Arachis hypogaea cultivar Tifrunner chromosome 19, arahy.Tifrunner.gnm2.J5K5, whole genome shotgun sequence:
GTTGAATTaggataaaaatcaaaaaaacatGAAATTAGAATTATGGACAAATTTAAGATCAAGTATGGTTATCAACTTCTTTAtaacaagtatttttttttttcttatttataaatGATTGCATCATAATTTTTTGACATAAAATTTATCAAGACCCAAACTCCACCTGGTTGAGACCTGATTTTAGTGTAACCTGAAAGTAGTGTGATTTCACCGAATCTAAGATCGggtaagaatttaaaaaataaatcaagttATTATTTGGGTCGGATCCAGGTCAAGACGAACCCGATTTCACCCAACCCCATCCCTAATAATTTTGATACTTACGAGAGAAAACGATAAAAAGATCTTCACATTTTATTTCGAATACAAATAAGTCATCGACTAATTAAAATTTCGAATACAAATAAGTCATcgactaattaaaaatacaaagacGTCTCCTACTTTATAAAATCCTCTGAAAGACCTatttattcttatatattttgGATATAGGAACTTAAATATCTCGTATTTTAAAAAGTGGAGGacgttttttgtctttttttaatatattaaaaaatatataatctttCAAATAGTGAGGGACAAATTTGTCAATTCCAAATCTTAAGGAACATCTCAAGGCATACTCGAGTCTTCACATAAAAAAAGCAAATGACTTGAAGATCTTTCGaagtgaaaaaattaataaaataataaattattaattaaattcataattttgATCATTTGTGAGTTTTACTATCTTAATTCAAAAGTGATTACACATTTATCTTTTCACTTTAACAACCAATCTTCTCATTTTAGAAGGACTTAATCCAAACAATATAacatattataacaaaaaaaaaaatgactaTAACTTCACTCAAAggggaaaaatagataaataatgaTCATAAATTGACATTTCAATATCATTAACACAACTGGATCTAGTTTCTCAAAAGTCAAAACTATATATAACTAACATTTATTTTGAGACAATAAAGTAAGATACATAATTACATCTTTTCAACCTgattatacatacatacatacatttatataaatatttgacATACCTTTTCATTCAATCATCAAATCCTTCTCTAGCAACAATAAGTTCCTCCATGTTATCAGCAGTGCCAATATCTACAGGTATCAAAATCTCATCCTCAGTAGTGAAATTGTACCTACTCCCAATTGCTCTTAGAAACTGATACACTTCAAACATGGTTGGTCTCTCCTTTGCAGTTAAAGAAACACAGTTGCAAGCAACTTTCAGAAATTGGAAGAGCTCGTTGTCAACTCCCTTTCCAGCTAGAGACTCATCGATGGCGTCATGGAGTTGAGAGTTGCTAGAGAGCTGCATAATCCACTCCACCAGATTCCCTTTGAATGTTTCTGGAGCTTTAGCCACATTGGTAGGTCTTTCGCCGGTTACCAACTCGAGAAGCACGGTGCCAAAGCTATAAACATCTCCCTTTGGTGTAGCAACTAAGGTTCTTGTGTACTCTGGAGCAACATATCCTAAGTCTCCAAACTCGCCGTTGACGAAAGTACTTAAATGAGTATCTATAGGATTCATCAGTCTGGCAAGACCGAAGTCGGAGATTTTGGGCTCGAAATCAGCATCCAAGAGTATGCATTTAGAGCTTATGTTTCGGTGGATGATTCGGGGATTGCAGCTATGATGAAGCCATGCTAATCCTTTGGCAGCTCCAATTGCAATTTTGAGCCTTAGAGTCCAGTCAAGGGAGCTTGGGCCTTCGGCCGGATGTAGCTGATCATAGAGGTTTCCATTTGGCATATTTTTATACACCACAAGCCTCTCCTTTTTGGCCATGCAAAATCCTAAGAGAGGAACCAGGTTTCGGTGCTTGACCGACCCGAGTGTAGCCATCTCGGACCTAAATTCTTTCTCGGAGTGCTGGGATTGCTGCAACCTCTTAACCATAAGTGATGTGCCATCCTCAAGAACAGCTTTGTAAACAGTTCCCGTTCGTCCTGATCCGATGATATTGGTGTTACTGAACTTGTTAGTAGCCTTCATGAGATcactcattttcatttttgaaacTGATTTCTCAAACAAAGAAACCTGATCATCAATTGAGTGTAGTTagggaaaataaaaattttcataggTTTCATAAACATCTCAAAAATATATTGTGCATCTTCCAATTTTACAATTCACGAGTTTGGTTTAGAAAACATATTATGGCATGTTTGGTTTGGGGATACAAAATAAGGGGTAAAAATTCATGTGTTCCATGTATAATTTTACACATTAAAATCATTCATGCAAAATTTCAccctgtttttactttttacacaGCCACATACCTCAATAAGATCACTCTATCTGGAAAtgcatcaattaattattatgaaTGTTTTCTGAAAACTTTTTACACTACACTATTTTCTAATGAAACTATTTCATATTCTAGTCTTCTAAACCACAAACAGAAAAGATAATATAACTTGCCTTTATTGCTTTGGTTCCCTTTATACTTCTCGCCCATTTGTTTCCTTCGGGgtcctcttccttcttcctcttgtAACCGACACGGCGCACATAGAAGAACATTCCAATGCCCAATCCTAACATCGCAACAGTCACCCCACC
This window harbors:
- the LOC112779214 gene encoding probably inactive leucine-rich repeat receptor-like protein kinase At5g48380, which translates into the protein MVLSVVFGFLVLISSFGTAYGTDTDIFCLKSIKGSIEDPYNYLQSWTFNNKTEGFICKFSGVECWHPDENRVLNLKLSNMGLKGQFPRAIRNCSSLTGLDLSINKLSGTIPADISTLLFYVTTLDLSSNEFSGTIPESLANCTYLNTLKLDSNRLTGQIPGEFASLGRLKTFSVTNNLLSGPVPNFNYTKVTASYGNNLGLCGGGTNLGVCQPQSSKSNTAVIAGAAVGGVTVAMLGLGIGMFFYVRRVGYKRKKEEDPEGNKWARSIKGTKAIKVSLFEKSVSKMKMSDLMKATNKFSNTNIIGSGRTGTVYKAVLEDGTSLMVKRLQQSQHSEKEFRSEMATLGSVKHRNLVPLLGFCMAKKERLVVYKNMPNGNLYDQLHPAEGPSSLDWTLRLKIAIGAAKGLAWLHHSCNPRIIHRNISSKCILLDADFEPKISDFGLARLMNPIDTHLSTFVNGEFGDLGYVAPEYTRTLVATPKGDVYSFGTVLLELVTGERPTNVAKAPETFKGNLVEWIMQLSSNSQLHDAIDESLAGKGVDNELFQFLKVACNCVSLTAKERPTMFEVYQFLRAIGSRYNFTTEDEILIPVDIGTADNMEELIVAREGFDD